A single genomic interval of Musa acuminata AAA Group cultivar baxijiao chromosome BXJ3-4, Cavendish_Baxijiao_AAA, whole genome shotgun sequence harbors:
- the LOC135636525 gene encoding brassinosteroid-responsive RING protein 1-like has protein sequence MGFPVGYSELLLPRFLLHIALILGYVRRFIFRAFDAVGLGDLLDADAPWPENTGHRNLDHDDHHHHHGNLQQPRFRSVSAMLIQEALPVVRYEELAAAGQHVGGSCVVCLYDFEASEEVRRLSNCRHVFHRGCLDRWLEHDQRTCPLCRTPLVPEEMQVAIDDQMWAAAAVPDSYYDDFFFSFPFASASPPSPTLLLAHQLFSSS, from the coding sequence ATGGGGTTCCCGGTGGGCTACTCGGAGCTGCTGCTGCCGAGATTTCTCCTCCACATAGCCTTAATCCTCGGCTACGTGCGGCGATTCATCTTCCGGGCCTTCGACGCCGTGGGCCTCGGCGACCTCCTCGACGCCGACGCCCCTTGGCCTGAGAACACCGGCCACCGCAATCTCGACCACgacgaccaccaccaccaccacggcaACCTCCAGCAGCCACGATTTCGGTCGGTGTCGGCGATGCTGATCCAGGAGGCGCTTCCGGTGGTGAGGTACGAGGAGCTGGCGGCGGCGGGGCAGCACGTGGGGGGCAGCTGCGTGGTCTGCCTCTATGACTTCGAGGCGTCGGAGGAGGTCCGGAGGCTGAGCAACTGCCGGCACGTGTTCCACCGCGGCTGCCTCGACCGGTGGCTGGAGCACGACCAGCGGACGTGCCCGCTCTGCCGCACGCCGCTCGTCCCGGAGGAGATGCAGGTCGCGATCGACGATCAAATGTGGGCAGCCGCCGCCGTCCCTGACTCGTACTACGAcgacttcttcttctctttcccgttTGCATCGGCCTCGCCGCCGAGCCCGACTCTGCTACTCGCCCACCAGCTCTTCTCTTCCTCGTAG